The Nitrospira sp. KM1 genome includes a window with the following:
- a CDS encoding cell wall metabolism sensor histidine kinase WalK has translation MEFQPFGNEPDGTKIRDLSGVVIRACVEELEEYIAARDGPEAGKQAIQELVSRLNERIPDPAFHVTEDFITNPWNSYSTEFSAFFTQFCSDISSDPDLQFNMARKKAISPIIQILLRRFSVQQIYGMSIYIAQRYSRNCFYVETVTSSDRWAILRFEFSERAHKHFGPYRRACAKLWCTAVKGYFVGVPEIFHKLPPARVTDRSCIAEGDDFCEWEVVWPVHESRLRFWQPSTWFRKPGSTRRIEEGQKIIEEQARSLDAWHDELQKSYVQQQQLTAELRRRVDHLTTLHETGLAFTSTRDREDILKCALETLIHKLSYDRVMISFYDDARHVAHSARLVGVTAEVADLAKKIEVPVTDPTTIEGTVLLRGEPILVRNIDDIVDRLHPLYRELALQTHTVSFLSVPLKLQHSVLGAITVDRSKADSLTQEDLKLMVTFANQLAIALDNVSAYREIEELNVGLEDKVHERTVQLELANKQLQELNQLKSSFVSMVSHELRTPMTSIRVYVENMMDGLTGTINDQQSKYLSRMLVNIDRLSRMINDLLDLSRIEAGRVELHSQTISVQEFVTDTLDTLRSLAAEKSLSLESAFIGNLPRIEVDKDKLTQILTNLIGNAFKFTPATGRVRVTVTHKEQDTTVEFSISDTGCGIPIEEIPRVFDKFFKSAAHSSNQRGAGLGLAIVKSLVELHGGQILVTSTLGKGSTFTFTLPIAQQPKKEQSSHAV, from the coding sequence ATGGAATTTCAGCCTTTCGGCAACGAGCCCGATGGGACAAAGATCCGCGACTTGAGCGGTGTGGTCATACGGGCCTGCGTCGAAGAACTCGAGGAATACATCGCAGCACGAGACGGCCCCGAAGCCGGAAAACAGGCGATTCAGGAACTCGTGTCCCGGCTCAACGAACGCATACCCGATCCTGCATTTCACGTGACAGAAGATTTCATCACGAATCCCTGGAACAGTTACTCGACCGAGTTCTCAGCCTTCTTTACCCAGTTCTGCTCGGACATATCCAGCGATCCCGATCTCCAATTCAACATGGCAAGAAAAAAAGCCATCTCTCCGATTATTCAAATTCTGCTGCGCCGTTTTTCGGTTCAACAGATCTATGGCATGTCTATCTATATCGCGCAGAGATATTCCAGGAATTGTTTCTACGTGGAAACGGTCACGTCCTCGGATCGATGGGCCATTCTTCGATTTGAATTCAGTGAACGTGCGCATAAACACTTTGGCCCGTACCGTCGTGCATGTGCGAAATTGTGGTGCACAGCCGTCAAGGGCTATTTCGTCGGAGTGCCTGAGATTTTTCACAAACTTCCGCCGGCGCGGGTAACTGATCGCAGCTGTATTGCCGAGGGCGATGACTTTTGTGAATGGGAGGTGGTCTGGCCGGTACACGAGTCTCGTCTTCGCTTCTGGCAACCGTCAACATGGTTCCGGAAACCTGGGTCAACACGGCGTATCGAGGAAGGGCAGAAGATCATTGAGGAGCAGGCTCGCTCACTTGACGCCTGGCATGATGAATTACAAAAATCATATGTTCAACAACAGCAATTGACGGCCGAATTGCGGCGGCGTGTTGATCATTTAACCACGTTGCACGAAACCGGACTAGCATTTACTTCGACGCGTGATAGAGAGGATATTCTTAAATGCGCATTGGAAACGTTAATACATAAACTGTCCTATGACCGAGTCATGATCTCATTTTATGACGACGCTCGACATGTGGCCCACAGCGCGAGACTAGTGGGAGTGACTGCGGAGGTCGCAGATCTCGCCAAAAAGATTGAAGTTCCAGTCACCGATCCCACAACAATCGAAGGAACCGTTCTTCTTAGAGGAGAGCCGATTCTCGTGCGGAATATCGACGACATTGTAGATCGTTTGCATCCTCTCTATCGTGAGCTTGCGCTGCAAACACACACGGTTTCCTTTTTGTCTGTTCCATTAAAACTACAGCATTCAGTCTTGGGTGCAATTACTGTAGATCGAAGCAAGGCCGACAGCTTGACTCAAGAGGATCTTAAGCTGATGGTGACCTTTGCGAATCAATTGGCGATCGCGCTCGACAATGTCTCAGCGTATCGCGAGATCGAAGAGCTGAATGTCGGTCTTGAAGATAAAGTGCACGAGCGAACGGTTCAACTCGAATTGGCAAATAAGCAGCTGCAGGAACTGAATCAGCTCAAGTCATCATTTGTCTCAATGGTGTCGCATGAGCTTAGGACCCCCATGACTTCCATACGAGTGTATGTTGAAAATATGATGGACGGGCTGACAGGCACCATCAATGATCAACAATCCAAGTATCTCAGCCGTATGCTTGTAAACATCGATCGTTTGAGTCGCATGATCAATGATCTCCTCGATTTGTCACGGATAGAGGCGGGAAGAGTGGAGTTGCATTCGCAAACAATCTCTGTGCAGGAATTCGTTACTGACACGCTTGATACTCTTCGATCATTGGCAGCTGAAAAGTCTTTGTCTCTTGAATCGGCATTCATAGGTAATCTTCCCAGGATCGAAGTGGACAAAGATAAGTTAACCCAGATTCTGACTAACTTGATCGGCAATGCCTTCAAGTTTACTCCCGCAACAGGGAGGGTTCGTGTCACCGTCACGCACAAAGAACAAGACACGACAGTTGAATTTAGCATCTCCGACACCGGATGCGGCATCCCCATCGAAGAGATCCCCAGGGTGTTCGATAAGTTTTTCAAAAGCGCGGCACATAGTTCCAATCAGCGAGGGGCGGGTTTGGGGTTGGCAATCGTAAAGAGTCTGGTCGAACTTCATGGCGGTCAAATTCTGGTTACTAGCACACTCGGAAAGGGCAGCACATTCACATTCACACTGCCTATTGCTCAACAGCCAAAAAAAGAACAATCGTCTCATGCCGTATAG
- a CDS encoding cytochrome c: protein MEHDRSPKSGKRLLVGLGIVAVVCYLLNDLVLDGHPVTYDDRAMHFKYGSIGSDNLSRGFPYRIWQVLPEMFPEHLPCGKPKSYEAFGLTRDPNSSVDRPIGLSKRWRLGIGYTVGINCAFCHVSTVRPTPDSYPRIILGMPANKVNAESFFRFLFAVVEDPKFTADNVLRHIQKKGQLGYWQTFIHRYVLIPAFRDGGKRMKHEFGFLDRRPTPFGPGRVDTWAYYKVHKLQDSFWLFEKLPRFGRYTIEMDPGSLAGLADFPALWREKTDNGFLHWDGNNQSVQERNITAALGAGATPATLDLPAVTRISQWFESPDYQVETYHEIAPNPKPDPVLFKTLASQGANIFDKNCKHCHAAYWVHTSGLVGIDEIGTDRARLETFSEALRDKLNEVRHLSMWKLENYRKTYGYANLLLTGIWLRAPYLHNGSVPTLWHLLQKPEWRPKRFCRGNDLYDWENVGFAWELTDEQCPGFFKYDTALQGNGNGGHTYGTELPDQEKRALIEYLKTL, encoded by the coding sequence ATGGAGCACGATCGGTCTCCTAAGTCTGGCAAGAGATTATTGGTGGGACTGGGAATCGTCGCAGTCGTTTGCTATCTGTTGAACGATCTGGTGCTGGACGGACACCCGGTGACATATGATGATCGTGCGATGCATTTCAAGTACGGCTCTATCGGATCCGACAACCTGAGCCGAGGTTTTCCGTATCGAATCTGGCAGGTACTGCCTGAAATGTTTCCCGAACATCTCCCATGTGGCAAACCGAAGAGTTATGAGGCCTTCGGACTCACGCGCGACCCTAACAGCTCGGTCGATCGACCGATTGGGCTTTCCAAACGCTGGCGCCTCGGAATCGGATATACCGTCGGTATCAATTGTGCGTTCTGCCACGTCTCCACCGTGCGGCCGACCCCGGACAGCTATCCAAGAATTATCCTGGGCATGCCCGCAAACAAGGTCAATGCCGAATCGTTTTTCCGCTTCTTATTTGCCGTCGTCGAAGATCCTAAATTTACAGCGGACAATGTGCTCAGGCACATACAGAAAAAAGGGCAACTTGGCTATTGGCAAACATTTATCCATCGGTATGTTCTTATTCCGGCATTTCGCGACGGCGGCAAGAGAATGAAACACGAATTCGGTTTTCTCGATCGGAGGCCGACACCCTTCGGTCCCGGCAGGGTAGATACGTGGGCGTATTACAAGGTCCACAAACTCCAAGACTCTTTCTGGCTGTTTGAAAAGCTGCCGAGATTCGGCCGTTATACGATTGAAATGGATCCTGGATCATTGGCCGGCCTGGCTGATTTCCCCGCTCTCTGGAGGGAAAAAACTGACAACGGCTTCCTTCACTGGGACGGCAATAACCAGAGTGTTCAAGAACGGAATATTACTGCTGCTTTGGGAGCTGGTGCGACTCCTGCGACGCTTGACCTTCCTGCAGTGACGCGCATTTCCCAGTGGTTTGAGTCACCCGATTATCAGGTCGAGACCTATCATGAGATAGCGCCGAACCCTAAACCCGATCCTGTGCTGTTCAAGACGCTGGCGTCCCAGGGTGCGAATATCTTCGACAAAAACTGCAAGCACTGTCACGCCGCATACTGGGTTCATACGAGTGGACTTGTCGGAATCGATGAAATCGGAACGGATCGAGCCCGTTTGGAAACGTTCTCTGAAGCGTTACGCGACAAACTCAACGAAGTGAGACATCTCTCCATGTGGAAACTTGAAAATTATCGAAAAACTTATGGGTACGCCAATCTTTTACTGACGGGCATCTGGCTTCGTGCTCCATACCTGCACAATGGATCGGTCCCGACACTCTGGCATCTCCTTCAGAAGCCAGAATGGCGCCCCAAGAGATTTTGCAGAGGCAACGATTTATACGATTGGGAGAATGTAGGATTTGCATGGGAATTGACCGACGAGCAGTGCCCAGGGTTTTTCAAATATGATACGGCGTTGCAGGGCAACGGAAATGGCGGACATACGTACGGAACAGAACTGCCCGACCAGGAGAAACGCGCCCTGATCGAGTACCTCAAAACCCTGTAG
- the sixA gene encoding phosphohistidine phosphatase SixA encodes MDCVLLRHGIAVDREQWEGTDGDRPLTDRGAKRVEQVASGLKWLEIQPTHVLTSPLVRAMETAKIIHTSLKGRSALQVVNELLPDAAPEQLLTLLSDLPRETSVLCVGHEPHLSLTASLMLAGKPSMSFPFKKAGACLIEMPTPLKPSRGTLRWWMGPSQLRALRKKGSKVPADW; translated from the coding sequence ATGGATTGTGTGCTGTTGAGACATGGGATTGCGGTTGACCGGGAACAGTGGGAAGGGACGGACGGGGACCGGCCGTTGACTGACCGGGGTGCCAAACGGGTGGAGCAGGTGGCTTCCGGGTTGAAGTGGCTCGAAATCCAACCAACTCACGTTCTGACGAGTCCGTTGGTGCGTGCGATGGAAACGGCGAAAATTATTCATACCTCTTTGAAGGGTCGGTCCGCATTGCAAGTGGTGAATGAGCTGCTACCAGACGCCGCGCCGGAGCAGCTTCTCACCCTTCTATCGGATCTGCCGCGGGAAACCTCCGTTCTCTGCGTCGGTCATGAACCCCATTTGAGTCTCACGGCGAGCCTCATGCTGGCGGGAAAACCGTCCATGTCGTTTCCATTCAAGAAGGCGGGAGCGTGTCTCATCGAGATGCCGACGCCGCTCAAGCCCAGCCGAGGGACGTTACGTTGGTGGATGGGGCCGTCGCAGTTGCGTGCCCTGAGGAAAAAAGGGTCAAAGGTGCCCGCAGATTGGTAG
- a CDS encoding OmpP1/FadL family transporter, whose translation MLRALTRRWKAAFVPVVLLTALHWGVHEAYGEAFRIMPQSASAHGQGNAFIAQADDPSAIHYNPAGMTQLQGFQVSVGTTLVGGGVSYRSPAGVDVHGDVGGSVAVPPPSNLYLTANLKDLGFSSLGNTVLGLGVTSPFGLNVRYPNDGPFSSAVTSAQLPLLDIKPTLGFKLNDQLSFGIGADIYTFASFIGEGQFEQKFNNPGIPGIPSGAPLEINGNNTTAGFNISMLYTPIRNEAGKPLVNIGLVYRSQATFHLKGQFMVNGAAVADTAFTSVLPQIYSGGVAIWPVRNDEREWKLEFDLDYVGWKSFRNLDIHLSNGATLPFPQNWKNSVVVMIGTEHRWLQVEGLPQWEVAIRGGYIRSQSPIPDATFSPVIPESDFNGITIGLGLLCKDKGHLFGSIPCGHFGKKGRGSLGLDLAYQAQIYESRTIVGNINPTVDGTYRTLLHIGSVNLRMSF comes from the coding sequence ATGCTTCGAGCATTGACTCGTCGTTGGAAGGCTGCATTTGTCCCCGTCGTTCTTCTTACCGCACTGCACTGGGGAGTACATGAGGCGTACGGGGAAGCCTTTCGGATAATGCCTCAAAGTGCCTCGGCTCACGGTCAAGGCAATGCTTTTATAGCTCAGGCCGACGATCCTTCCGCCATACATTATAACCCGGCAGGGATGACCCAATTACAAGGATTCCAGGTATCTGTAGGAACTACGCTGGTCGGAGGCGGGGTTTCGTACCGAAGCCCGGCAGGAGTCGATGTCCACGGCGATGTAGGAGGAAGTGTTGCCGTTCCTCCACCGAGCAACCTGTACCTTACGGCGAACCTCAAAGATCTCGGTTTTTCCAGCCTTGGCAATACTGTTTTAGGTCTCGGAGTCACATCACCATTCGGCCTGAATGTCCGGTATCCAAATGACGGTCCCTTCTCGTCGGCTGTGACCAGCGCTCAATTACCGTTGCTGGATATCAAGCCAACTCTCGGCTTTAAACTCAATGACCAACTTTCTTTCGGTATAGGCGCCGATATCTATACATTTGCCAGCTTCATCGGAGAGGGCCAATTCGAACAGAAATTTAACAATCCGGGAATTCCGGGCATTCCTTCCGGTGCACCATTGGAAATTAACGGAAACAACACGACGGCAGGCTTTAACATCAGCATGTTGTACACCCCCATCCGAAATGAAGCCGGCAAACCACTCGTAAACATCGGTCTAGTGTATAGATCTCAAGCCACGTTTCATCTCAAAGGCCAATTCATGGTCAACGGAGCGGCGGTCGCAGACACGGCCTTCACATCGGTGTTGCCGCAAATTTATTCCGGCGGAGTGGCAATCTGGCCTGTGCGTAATGATGAAAGAGAGTGGAAGCTCGAATTCGATCTGGACTACGTGGGATGGAAGTCCTTCCGTAACCTGGATATCCACCTCTCCAATGGAGCAACGCTGCCATTTCCACAAAACTGGAAAAACAGCGTTGTCGTCATGATCGGCACTGAACATCGCTGGCTGCAGGTGGAAGGACTGCCTCAATGGGAGGTCGCAATTCGAGGCGGATACATTCGTTCACAGAGTCCGATTCCAGACGCCACGTTTTCACCGGTGATTCCTGAATCCGACTTCAACGGCATCACAATCGGACTTGGCTTACTTTGTAAGGACAAGGGTCATCTTTTTGGATCAATTCCGTGCGGACACTTCGGCAAAAAAGGACGCGGATCACTCGGGTTGGATTTGGCTTACCAGGCTCAAATCTATGAATCGCGGACCATAGTAGGAAATATTAACCCGACGGTTGACGGTACATATAGAACCTTATTGCACATCGGATCAGTCAATCTCCGAATGAGTTTTTAG
- a CDS encoding peroxidase family protein — translation MTDRLYLWDLLRKLVFGLLGVTAAMLFWVLAACFLLLNLLVPWHRLWRHIGIWNLAMHRFIMRKRNLYDTSLLPTRPPRPDPRTWPWNPSYRTARTADGTFNDLQDPLMGSAGTRFARNFPLKRLNDLFKEQVADRSQNLLSPNPRNISRTLLTRDRFRPASSLNLFAAAWIQFQVHDWVNHRRRPPNPAGQTFPPRENTLPPVELDPEDNWSGRSPDQTTMVIRDTLPDDTVDRTSSDFDPGGKFEGLRDFPVYRNSETHWWDGSQLYGSSLDKQMLLREGDESGKLHTVDRSLPPDDTQNGIDLTGFNDNWWAGLNLIHTLFALEHNAICDRLKMAYPHWRGERLFQTARLINTALIAKIHTVEWTPAVLGHPTLYLGMRANWWGILTQRFTKIIGRLRILRDLQEEVTGIPASEQDHHASPFYLTEEFVSVYRMHPLIPDDYRIYDLHTDELKIACRFQDLQGNQTRNFVQQSGVTNLLYSFGVAHPGAVTLNNFPRALQNLRRTREDGYTFPAPGEALDLGTIDIMRDRERAIPRYNNFRRMLMMSPCISYSRLVGVPILKWFSGLTNRQIEERKTWVRQLKRWYPNKEDLDLMVGLHAEELPKGFGFSDTAFRIFVLMAPRRLKSDRFITTDFNADVYTPVGMEWVEHNDFKTVLLRHYPDLAPALDDIKNAFTPWQRTERPSPEPVDPNPAAADPRPDMRRVSIFQMPIFGGAFIGWLVGAGVGAAASPEGFTTGQFLQSLGTGSAAHGTAIGAILGGACLATLYMVSYLATREFTLREQMQTAAGVGAPIGWILGAVVYTLIRGSTFGGVWEVMTTVISALETKAAFLGALLGIVLGYVRAQRPAGVILGASIGWIMGAVAFLWLRQVSFVPLKQDLLPLFEALAEPEALIAAFCGAAVAIIYAGRQSLRTVFSGSGMVKYLSRSAYGFLFGALGGGVIGFIVGVILSLAENFWPFTEVLTMVAGAIAIVAAATVLRDAVVRSKHQLRDGFLLGALAAIIIGGLPLVLIEIVGGFFPIIERGLTVLDIVSFHLVGGVVIGAAAGLILAMSGWVAIAAACGWLFGTVAHLIFNHEIQLFEALLSDQAETGLVLGTLVGFSTTFVLVRDWTWAVIWGLRGTVLGLSAGVILSLLKKASNEGFCSLIWAASTSRSALWGGLIFALFVGSVWMVRTAEVTWGIRGLFWRLFCWVKFIGNRPVPIPPPRRRWWWKQAVRIKFLAEKHAKLARQRGSSLENFLNCVKSRLDACLHRSQAMKALDRIPDVQFSDRFDIPITNIRVSKSVAPDERAGLKEFFSQIQVRLTATFSPMQPDHPLPAISADPFKAIRNAYSFLQRRAFDPPELPPDYEGSPDLGSLAVKGPYACYTERIDDLLYLWDFRALEDYACHKGLYRLGARVGFSHDPVTGRLTPCFIESILGTSKPGDPNWQLAKKLALCTATTHLSLVRHFNWVHLAGSEPLALATRNRLSSDHPICRLLWPHIYGTQQSNYMVTRVQMTQHGDFEEIFSFTYEEMCRLFSQTFSTYTILINDPSLDARARGIAKRGGRQRQVSLNTPTQNNLRQLFAVFLKHCRRYIAAYYPTDARLQEDREIETWLQDMKHLVRNGLELPGDRLTRASLSRLIARLIYMVTVQHEMAGTSLWNYQLWTHRQPVRVYTNGRREPLDVYQRLINANFNLNVSRRSLMDDFSYLALDDRGAVAFTRFRHDLHQLQATMEKDPWEVWKIYPAMLEANINA, via the coding sequence ATGACTGACCGATTGTATCTCTGGGACCTCCTGAGAAAGCTTGTATTTGGGTTGCTCGGTGTTACCGCGGCCATGCTCTTCTGGGTCCTGGCTGCATGCTTTCTCCTTCTCAACCTGCTCGTACCCTGGCATCGCCTCTGGCGCCATATCGGCATCTGGAATCTCGCCATGCACCGCTTTATCATGCGGAAGCGCAACCTCTACGACACGTCGCTGCTGCCAACACGACCGCCCCGGCCCGATCCTCGGACGTGGCCATGGAATCCTTCCTACAGAACTGCACGCACGGCCGACGGAACCTTCAACGATCTGCAGGATCCTCTCATGGGCAGTGCGGGAACCCGGTTTGCCAGAAATTTTCCGCTCAAGCGGCTCAATGACTTGTTCAAAGAACAGGTTGCGGACAGGTCTCAAAATCTTCTCTCGCCGAACCCACGGAACATCAGTCGCACGCTTCTGACCAGAGACCGATTCAGACCGGCATCCTCATTAAACCTCTTCGCTGCCGCCTGGATCCAATTCCAGGTCCATGATTGGGTCAATCACCGCCGGCGTCCTCCTAACCCTGCTGGACAAACCTTCCCTCCAAGGGAGAACACTCTTCCTCCTGTCGAGTTGGACCCCGAGGATAACTGGTCCGGACGAAGTCCGGACCAAACCACGATGGTTATTCGAGATACGCTTCCAGATGATACGGTCGATCGGACGAGCAGCGACTTTGACCCAGGCGGAAAATTTGAAGGCCTTCGAGACTTTCCAGTTTACCGGAATTCAGAGACACATTGGTGGGATGGATCCCAGCTCTATGGAAGCAGCCTGGACAAACAGATGTTGCTGCGTGAAGGCGACGAGAGCGGGAAATTACATACTGTAGACAGGTCGTTGCCGCCCGATGATACTCAGAATGGCATCGACTTGACGGGTTTTAACGATAACTGGTGGGCAGGACTTAATCTCATTCACACGCTTTTTGCTTTGGAGCATAACGCGATATGTGATCGGCTAAAAATGGCATACCCTCATTGGAGGGGAGAGCGCCTTTTCCAAACAGCACGGCTGATCAATACCGCTTTGATCGCCAAAATTCACACAGTCGAATGGACGCCGGCCGTTTTGGGCCATCCCACCCTATACCTTGGAATGCGGGCGAACTGGTGGGGGATCCTCACCCAGCGCTTCACCAAGATCATTGGGCGGTTGCGAATTTTGCGAGACCTGCAAGAAGAAGTCACAGGAATCCCAGCATCGGAACAAGATCACCACGCATCCCCTTTTTATCTTACTGAAGAGTTTGTTTCGGTATACCGAATGCATCCGTTAATCCCAGACGATTATCGTATCTATGATCTGCATACAGACGAACTCAAGATAGCGTGTCGGTTCCAAGATCTTCAAGGCAATCAGACGCGCAACTTCGTGCAGCAATCCGGTGTGACGAATCTGCTGTATTCATTCGGCGTAGCTCATCCTGGTGCCGTCACATTAAACAATTTCCCGCGAGCCTTACAGAATTTGCGAAGAACTAGGGAAGACGGCTACACCTTTCCGGCTCCAGGCGAAGCACTTGACTTGGGAACGATCGATATCATGCGCGACCGCGAGCGCGCCATTCCCCGCTATAACAATTTTCGCCGGATGCTCATGATGTCTCCGTGTATCTCGTACAGTCGACTCGTGGGAGTGCCGATCCTAAAATGGTTCAGCGGTCTCACGAATCGCCAAATCGAGGAGCGAAAGACGTGGGTTCGCCAGCTGAAGAGATGGTATCCGAACAAAGAAGATCTCGACCTCATGGTCGGACTTCATGCAGAAGAACTCCCGAAAGGATTCGGATTCAGCGATACGGCATTCCGGATATTTGTTCTGATGGCCCCGCGTCGTCTGAAAAGCGATCGATTCATCACCACTGACTTCAACGCCGACGTGTATACACCGGTCGGCATGGAGTGGGTAGAGCACAACGACTTTAAAACCGTCCTTCTGCGTCACTATCCAGATCTTGCCCCTGCGCTTGACGATATCAAGAATGCATTCACTCCGTGGCAACGCACGGAACGCCCCTCTCCCGAACCGGTGGATCCCAACCCCGCTGCGGCCGATCCTCGTCCAGACATGCGGCGTGTTTCGATCTTCCAGATGCCCATCTTCGGCGGCGCATTTATCGGCTGGCTTGTGGGAGCGGGAGTGGGAGCCGCTGCGTCTCCGGAGGGTTTTACGACCGGGCAGTTCCTGCAGTCGCTCGGCACCGGATCAGCAGCTCATGGAACCGCAATCGGCGCAATTCTGGGCGGGGCATGTTTGGCAACCCTGTACATGGTCAGCTACCTCGCGACACGGGAATTTACGCTCCGGGAGCAGATGCAGACAGCCGCCGGAGTCGGTGCTCCCATAGGCTGGATCCTCGGTGCCGTCGTTTACACTCTCATACGAGGATCTACGTTTGGGGGCGTCTGGGAAGTTATGACGACCGTCATTTCTGCACTGGAGACAAAAGCCGCCTTTCTTGGAGCGTTGTTGGGGATTGTCCTCGGTTATGTTCGAGCACAACGTCCTGCTGGCGTGATTCTCGGGGCCTCCATCGGTTGGATTATGGGTGCGGTAGCGTTCCTTTGGCTCCGGCAGGTGTCTTTTGTTCCGCTCAAACAGGACCTTCTGCCTCTGTTTGAGGCACTCGCTGAACCGGAGGCGCTCATTGCTGCATTCTGCGGAGCAGCGGTTGCGATCATCTATGCGGGACGGCAGTCGTTGCGAACTGTTTTCAGCGGTTCCGGTATGGTCAAATATCTATCCCGTTCAGCCTATGGATTCCTGTTCGGAGCACTGGGGGGAGGGGTTATTGGATTCATTGTTGGAGTGATACTGAGTTTGGCAGAAAATTTTTGGCCGTTCACAGAGGTTCTTACGATGGTAGCCGGCGCAATCGCCATTGTGGCAGCTGCGACCGTATTGCGGGATGCAGTGGTTCGATCAAAGCATCAACTGCGTGACGGCTTCCTCCTTGGCGCGTTAGCCGCCATTATTATAGGAGGTCTTCCTTTGGTACTGATCGAGATTGTCGGCGGATTCTTCCCCATTATAGAGAGAGGTCTCACGGTATTAGATATAGTGAGTTTTCATCTCGTGGGAGGTGTTGTTATCGGTGCTGCCGCAGGGCTCATACTCGCGATGTCGGGGTGGGTCGCCATAGCCGCTGCATGTGGATGGTTGTTCGGCACAGTTGCCCATCTGATTTTCAACCATGAGATCCAGTTGTTTGAAGCCTTGTTATCAGATCAGGCAGAGACGGGACTCGTTCTCGGAACGCTCGTGGGATTCAGCACGACATTCGTTCTCGTCCGTGATTGGACTTGGGCGGTCATATGGGGTTTACGCGGCACGGTCCTGGGGCTTTCGGCCGGCGTCATTCTCTCGCTATTGAAGAAAGCTTCGAACGAGGGTTTCTGTTCCTTGATTTGGGCTGCCTCTACAAGCCGTTCAGCACTATGGGGAGGGCTTATTTTTGCCCTCTTCGTGGGCTCGGTCTGGATGGTCCGTACCGCCGAAGTGACCTGGGGTATCCGAGGCCTATTCTGGAGGTTATTCTGCTGGGTCAAATTTATAGGCAATCGACCCGTGCCAATCCCGCCGCCTCGGCGACGCTGGTGGTGGAAGCAAGCAGTGCGGATTAAGTTTTTGGCCGAGAAGCATGCGAAGCTTGCTCGGCAGCGAGGAAGCAGCCTCGAAAATTTTTTGAACTGCGTCAAAAGCCGGCTTGATGCATGCCTGCACCGTTCTCAAGCAATGAAAGCACTCGACCGGATTCCCGACGTTCAATTCTCAGATCGATTTGACATTCCGATCACGAACATCCGAGTTTCAAAATCGGTTGCGCCCGACGAACGGGCCGGACTCAAAGAGTTCTTCTCACAGATTCAAGTCCGGCTCACCGCCACCTTCTCGCCAATGCAGCCAGACCATCCGCTACCCGCCATATCAGCAGATCCTTTTAAAGCCATCAGGAATGCGTACAGTTTTTTGCAGCGGCGGGCCTTTGATCCTCCGGAACTGCCTCCGGACTACGAAGGCAGCCCCGATCTGGGATCGCTTGCAGTGAAAGGACCTTATGCATGCTATACGGAACGGATCGATGACCTCCTATATTTGTGGGATTTCCGTGCTCTTGAGGATTACGCATGCCACAAAGGCCTCTATCGCCTGGGAGCCCGTGTAGGCTTTTCTCACGATCCTGTCACCGGGAGACTCACTCCTTGTTTCATAGAGAGTATCTTGGGTACCTCCAAGCCGGGTGACCCGAACTGGCAACTTGCCAAGAAACTCGCTCTCTGCACGGCAACGACACACCTGTCTCTCGTCCGGCATTTTAACTGGGTGCATCTGGCCGGCAGTGAACCCTTGGCTCTTGCCACCAGAAATCGCCTGTCGTCTGATCACCCGATCTGCCGCTTATTGTGGCCGCACATTTACGGCACACAACAGAGCAATTACATGGTCACCCGCGTGCAAATGACGCAACACGGCGACTTCGAGGAAATCTTCAGTTTCACCTATGAGGAGATGTGCCGCCTGTTTTCACAGACTTTCTCCACGTATACCATCCTCATAAATGATCCTTCTTTAGACGCCCGGGCACGTGGAATTGCTAAGAGAGGGGGGCGGCAGCGGCAGGTATCGTTGAACACACCGACCCAGAATAATCTGAGACAGCTTTTTGCCGTGTTTCTGAAACACTGCCGCCGATATATTGCTGCCTACTACCCTACTGATGCTCGCTTACAAGAAGACAGAGAGATCGAAACATGGCTTCAAGACATGAAACACCTGGTCCGAAACGGACTGGAATTGCCCGGCGACCGGCTGACACGCGCATCCTTGTCTCGTCTGATCGCCCGGTTGATTTATATGGTTACTGTCCAGCACGAGATGGCAGGGACGTCCCTCTGGAACTATCAACTCTGGACGCATCGCCAACCCGTCCGTGTCTATACCAACGGTCGGCGAGAACCTCTAGATGTCTATCAGCGGCTGATCAATGCGAACTTCAATCTCAATGTTTCCCGGCGCTCCCTCATGGATGATTTCTCCTATCTGGCTTTGGACGACCGAGGCGCAGTTGCCTTTACCAGATTTCGCCATGATCTTCATCAGCTTCAAGCGACGATGGAGAAAGATCCATGGGAGGTCTGGAAGATTTATCCCGCGATGCTGGAAGCGAACATCAATGCGTGA